A stretch of the Sulfurimonas sp. HSL-1656 genome encodes the following:
- the feoB gene encoding ferrous iron transport protein B — protein sequence MPSNTPVCPVTEKHIRIALVGQPNVGKSMLINAISDARLHVGNFSGVTVEKSEVFFDYKDFHFTIVDLPGTYAFTDYSIEERVTHDFLCNEAYDLMINVVDSTNLEKNLQLTAELMTMNKKMVLALNMSDEADREGIRIDYEYLSQLLGLTAVRVSAAAKSGIETLIESVIAVHEAPYQEPKLIFSEAVEEEIGLIASYLDEHRFSAAISNRNIAINLLQNEKKTYRTLHDLPLWTELQPLLIEADKHIEMHHDTDDVKEVFAEEYAAFIRGVITETVRYTEQPVEKKSLTERVDDLLIHPVLGIPIFLFLMWGLFQLTFEIGNIPMEWIDAFFGWFGETVGATIPNADIRSLVVDGVIAGVGAVVLFTPNIIILFIGIALLEATGYMSRVAFLLDGIFHKFGLHGQSFIPLVTGFGCSIPAYMSARILKNDSDRLLTLFIIGFMSCGARLPVYVLFTGAFFAPSVAGNVLFAIYIAGALIGLIAAKILKMTAFRGQDEPFVMEMPKYRLPSVKLIWHTVLTKTLMYLKKAGTFIAGASMLVWFLSSYPHSREIEAVYSAKIEQAADEHAASHLIVEKDAAQLEQSYLGRIGKTIEPLFTPIGLDWKMAIALQTGLAAKEVVVSTLGVLYAVGEGVTETDKTLISAIRTHIPFASAVAFIVVIMLYLPCLAASVVFTREAGGIKYFIYLFLFTTATAYTLAFLAYRLTLMLTGAPALLPH from the coding sequence ATGCCCAGTAACACGCCTGTCTGCCCCGTCACCGAAAAGCATATCCGCATCGCCCTCGTCGGCCAGCCCAACGTCGGTAAAAGCATGCTCATCAACGCCATCAGCGACGCCCGTCTGCACGTGGGCAACTTCAGCGGTGTCACCGTCGAGAAATCCGAGGTCTTCTTCGACTATAAGGATTTCCATTTCACCATCGTAGACCTTCCGGGCACCTACGCTTTCACCGACTACTCCATCGAGGAGCGCGTCACCCACGATTTTCTCTGCAACGAAGCGTACGATCTGATGATCAACGTCGTCGATTCGACAAACCTGGAGAAGAACCTCCAGCTCACCGCCGAACTGATGACGATGAACAAGAAGATGGTGCTCGCGCTCAATATGAGCGACGAGGCGGACCGCGAAGGGATCCGGATCGACTACGAGTACCTCTCGCAACTGCTGGGGTTGACGGCCGTACGGGTCTCCGCGGCAGCCAAGTCGGGGATCGAAACACTGATCGAGTCCGTGATCGCCGTGCACGAGGCCCCCTACCAGGAGCCGAAGCTGATCTTCTCCGAGGCGGTTGAGGAGGAGATCGGCCTGATCGCCTCCTACCTGGACGAGCACCGGTTCAGCGCGGCGATCTCCAACCGCAACATCGCGATCAACCTGCTTCAGAACGAGAAAAAGACCTACCGCACCCTGCACGACCTGCCCCTCTGGACGGAGCTGCAGCCGCTGCTGATCGAGGCGGACAAGCATATCGAGATGCACCACGATACCGACGACGTCAAAGAGGTCTTTGCCGAAGAGTACGCGGCGTTCATCCGGGGGGTCATCACCGAAACGGTGCGCTACACCGAACAGCCCGTCGAAAAGAAGAGCCTCACCGAGCGGGTGGACGATCTGCTCATCCACCCGGTGCTGGGGATCCCTATTTTCCTCTTTTTGATGTGGGGGCTTTTCCAGCTCACCTTCGAGATCGGGAACATCCCGATGGAGTGGATCGATGCCTTCTTCGGCTGGTTCGGCGAAACGGTAGGCGCGACGATCCCCAACGCGGATATCCGCTCCCTCGTCGTCGACGGGGTCATCGCCGGGGTCGGGGCCGTCGTCCTCTTCACCCCGAACATCATTATTCTTTTTATCGGGATCGCCCTGCTCGAAGCGACGGGGTATATGTCGCGGGTCGCTTTCCTGCTCGACGGCATCTTCCATAAGTTCGGCCTGCACGGCCAGTCGTTCATTCCGCTCGTCACCGGATTCGGCTGCTCCATTCCCGCCTACATGTCGGCGCGGATCCTCAAAAATGACAGCGACCGTCTGCTGACGCTCTTTATCATCGGCTTCATGAGCTGCGGCGCACGTCTGCCGGTCTACGTCCTCTTTACCGGGGCCTTTTTCGCGCCGAGCGTGGCGGGCAACGTTCTTTTTGCCATCTACATCGCCGGGGCGCTGATCGGGCTGATTGCGGCGAAGATCCTCAAGATGACGGCGTTCCGTGGGCAGGACGAACCCTTCGTCATGGAGATGCCCAAATACCGCCTGCCGTCGGTCAAACTGATCTGGCACACGGTGCTGACCAAAACATTGATGTACCTCAAAAAGGCGGGGACCTTCATTGCCGGTGCGTCGATGCTTGTCTGGTTCCTGAGCAGCTATCCCCACTCGCGGGAGATCGAAGCGGTTTACAGCGCGAAGATCGAACAGGCCGCAGACGAGCACGCGGCGTCGCACCTGATCGTCGAGAAGGATGCCGCCCAGCTCGAACAGAGCTACCTTGGGCGCATCGGGAAGACGATCGAACCGCTCTTTACGCCGATCGGGCTGGACTGGAAAATGGCCATCGCCCTGCAGACGGGACTGGCGGCCAAAGAGGTGGTCGTTTCGACCCTGGGTGTCCTCTACGCCGTCGGCGAGGGGGTGACGGAGACGGACAAAACCCTCATCAGCGCCATCCGCACACATATCCCCTTTGCGTCGGCCGTCGCATTTATCGTCGTCATCATGCTCTACCTCCCGTGTCTGGCCGCGTCGGTCGTCTTTACCCGCGAAGCGGGCGGAATCAAATACTTTATCTACCTGTTTCTTTTTACGACGGCGACAGCCTATACGCTGGCCTTCCTTGCCTACCGTCTCACCCTCATGCTGACGGGCGCTCCGGCCCTCCTGCCGCACTAG
- a CDS encoding ArsS family sensor histidine kinase yields the protein MRRNAVLLTILFAFAVTLTSVTFVFWEFYKNNRAQYIDNIFNKYTVITQIYREHMMKHTSEAILEANLAVYGLSNIQGDKAVRAVFDKADVLKRVGFQEVVRTMHFSNEEMHALDRVSDLRATMLESQGKIYFFLETPQGRFLLLDEQLRPYFPTHLLSAYLTIVFVIVWAVFIIWRRIRPLRLLTKRVIRYAEGDRNVVFRMKGNNEIAILANELEQARKNINTLIESRTLFLRNVMHELKTPIAKGRISAELLADPKQKSRFNNIFLRLEQLINEFAMIEEASSGFGNKNIGTYRLVDLIDEAIDQSMLEPEMITVDIDSSERIECDFTMMATVIKNMIDNGVKYSPDKRVAIRMEGKELVFENRGEKLRHPLRYYVEPFTKEHPARNSFGLGLYLVDAILHAHGLQLAYAYSDGVNRFYITAL from the coding sequence ATGAGGCGCAATGCCGTCTTACTGACCATCCTTTTCGCTTTCGCGGTGACGCTTACGAGCGTCACCTTTGTCTTCTGGGAGTTCTACAAGAACAACCGCGCCCAGTATATCGACAACATTTTCAACAAGTACACCGTTATCACGCAGATCTACCGCGAGCATATGATGAAGCACACCTCCGAGGCGATCCTGGAGGCGAACCTCGCCGTCTACGGACTGTCGAACATCCAGGGGGACAAAGCGGTCCGCGCCGTTTTCGACAAGGCCGATGTCCTCAAACGCGTCGGCTTCCAGGAAGTGGTGCGTACCATGCATTTCTCCAACGAGGAGATGCACGCCCTTGACCGGGTCAGCGATCTCCGCGCGACGATGCTGGAGTCGCAGGGGAAGATCTATTTTTTCCTCGAGACCCCCCAGGGAAGGTTCCTGCTGCTGGATGAACAGCTCCGCCCCTACTTTCCGACCCATCTGCTCAGTGCATACCTGACGATCGTCTTCGTCATCGTCTGGGCGGTTTTCATTATCTGGCGCCGGATCCGTCCGCTGCGCCTGCTGACGAAGCGGGTGATCCGCTATGCCGAGGGGGACCGGAATGTCGTCTTCCGGATGAAGGGCAACAACGAGATCGCCATTCTTGCCAACGAACTCGAACAGGCGCGCAAGAACATCAACACCCTGATCGAATCGCGGACCCTATTCCTTCGCAACGTTATGCATGAACTCAAAACGCCCATTGCCAAGGGGCGCATCAGCGCGGAACTGCTGGCCGACCCTAAACAGAAATCGCGTTTCAACAATATCTTCCTGCGCCTGGAGCAGCTTATCAACGAGTTCGCGATGATCGAGGAGGCCTCTTCCGGGTTCGGCAACAAGAACATCGGGACCTACCGGCTGGTCGATCTGATCGATGAGGCGATCGACCAGTCGATGCTGGAACCGGAGATGATCACTGTCGATATCGACAGCAGCGAGCGGATAGAGTGTGATTTCACGATGATGGCGACGGTCATCAAGAACATGATCGATAACGGGGTGAAGTATTCGCCTGATAAAAGGGTGGCCATAAGGATGGAGGGCAAGGAACTCGTTTTTGAGAACCGGGGGGAGAAACTGCGCCACCCGCTGCGCTATTACGTGGAGCCCTTTACCAAAGAGCACCCGGCGCGCAACAGCTTCGGGCTGGGGCTTTACCTGGTCGACGCGATCCTGCATGCCCACGGCCTGCAGCTGGCGTATGCGTACAGTGACGGGGTCAACCGCTTCTACATCACCGCCTTATGA
- a CDS encoding AEC family transporter, with amino-acid sequence MDIYLHTLSSMLVLTAIILLVTYLRRSGMFTSDNGTLFASLITQLTLPALIFYALSHAALEWKYLLVTGLMLAGELLLFVLAWGAGRVMGLSAPKMGSFILASVFGSSALLGYALVAEVFGKNAAAMAEASLVSELGVGLPLFTLGAMIASTTAAKKNRDPAGRGQRPSSARRCSSPL; translated from the coding sequence ATGGATATTTATCTGCATACGTTGAGCTCGATGCTGGTGCTCACCGCTATCATTCTGCTCGTAACTTACTTGCGCCGTTCGGGCATGTTCACCTCAGATAACGGCACGCTGTTCGCTTCTCTTATCACGCAGCTGACCCTGCCGGCCCTGATCTTCTATGCGCTTTCGCATGCCGCGCTGGAGTGGAAATACCTGCTTGTCACGGGCCTGATGCTGGCGGGGGAACTGCTCCTTTTCGTGCTGGCGTGGGGTGCGGGCAGAGTGATGGGACTCTCCGCCCCGAAAATGGGCAGCTTTATCCTGGCGTCCGTCTTCGGGAGCTCCGCGCTGCTGGGATACGCCCTGGTGGCCGAGGTCTTTGGGAAAAATGCGGCCGCAATGGCCGAAGCGTCGCTGGTCTCGGAGCTGGGCGTGGGATTGCCGCTGTTTACGCTGGGGGCGATGATCGCCAGCACTACGGCAGCAAAAAAGAACCGGGATCCGGCGGGGCGGGGGCAGCGGCCTTCTTCCGCTCGCCGATGTTCATCGCCATTGTAG
- a CDS encoding FeoA family protein, whose translation MKLTECMKGCSATIVKLHAQGPLKQRLVSFGVMKGARVELMGFAPAKSTVEIKVGRMRLALRKEEAELIEVNADAQ comes from the coding sequence GTGAAATTGACAGAGTGTATGAAAGGGTGCAGCGCCACGATCGTCAAGCTGCATGCCCAGGGGCCTTTGAAACAGCGTCTTGTCTCCTTCGGCGTGATGAAAGGGGCACGGGTCGAGCTGATGGGCTTTGCCCCGGCCAAAAGTACCGTGGAGATCAAGGTGGGCCGGATGCGCCTCGCCCTGCGCAAAGAGGAAGCCGAACTGATCGAGGTCAATGCCGATGCCCAGTAA
- the surE gene encoding 5'/3'-nucleotidase SurE, whose protein sequence is MKQILVTNDDGYESEGLLALVEALQPHGQVTVVAPSSEKSACGHSLTLSHPLSFISVGDDFYKLDDGTPSDCIYLALHSMFEGRKPDLVVSGINKGSNMGEDITYSGTAAGAMEAVLHGVPAIAVSQVMDFEKPLPDFALAKQTVSTLVEKIFASEFPLPPRQFLNVNIPADVTSAATKVTYAGHRFYANDAHLHRNPRGKEYYWLGLHPLEYKAREGREELCDFEAVMQGHISVSPIMLDLSAYASIRTLDDWLGA, encoded by the coding sequence GTGAAGCAAATTCTTGTCACCAACGACGACGGGTACGAATCGGAAGGGCTGCTGGCACTGGTGGAGGCGCTGCAGCCCCACGGGCAGGTGACGGTGGTCGCGCCTTCGAGCGAAAAATCGGCCTGCGGCCACTCCCTGACCCTGTCGCACCCGCTCAGCTTCATCAGTGTCGGTGACGATTTTTACAAGCTTGACGACGGGACGCCGAGCGACTGTATCTACCTGGCCCTGCACTCGATGTTCGAGGGGCGCAAACCGGACCTCGTCGTCAGCGGCATCAACAAGGGCTCGAACATGGGCGAAGACATCACCTACTCCGGGACGGCGGCCGGGGCGATGGAGGCGGTCTTGCACGGCGTGCCGGCCATCGCCGTTTCGCAGGTGATGGATTTTGAAAAGCCCCTGCCGGATTTTGCCCTGGCGAAGCAGACGGTCTCCACGCTGGTCGAAAAGATATTTGCCTCCGAGTTTCCCCTCCCGCCGCGCCAGTTCCTCAACGTCAACATCCCCGCCGACGTCACTTCTGCTGCGACGAAAGTGACCTACGCGGGGCACCGCTTCTACGCCAACGACGCCCACCTGCACCGCAATCCCCGGGGCAAAGAGTACTACTGGCTGGGGCTGCACCCCCTGGAGTACAAAGCGCGGGAGGGGCGCGAGGAGCTCTGCGACTTCGAAGCGGTGATGCAGGGGCACATCTCCGTCTCGCCGATCATGCTGGACCTGAGTGCGTACGCTTCCATACGCACGCTCGACGACTGGCTGGGGGCGTAA
- a CDS encoding response regulator transcription factor yields MKKILMIEDDLELAEILTEYLEQFGYEIETEDDPFKALSILKLKPYDLVILDLTLPGMDGLEVCEAIRERQDIPIIISSARSDVTDKVNALELGADDYLPKPYDPRELEARISSVLRRYAAKTEARQAEEHHSDFKLDEGAMQISYKGRALDLTNAEYGILAFMIKKEGMVVSREDIILNVNAINEDSSNKSIDVMVGRIRNKLGDKSLIESVRGIGYKLIK; encoded by the coding sequence ATGAAAAAGATACTGATGATTGAAGACGATCTGGAGCTGGCGGAGATCCTGACAGAGTACCTTGAACAGTTCGGGTACGAGATCGAAACGGAAGACGACCCCTTCAAAGCGCTGAGCATTCTCAAGCTCAAGCCCTACGATCTGGTGATCCTTGACCTGACGCTGCCGGGGATGGACGGGCTTGAGGTCTGCGAAGCGATCCGCGAGCGCCAGGACATTCCCATCATCATCTCGTCGGCCCGTTCGGACGTCACCGACAAGGTCAACGCCCTGGAACTGGGTGCGGATGACTACCTCCCCAAACCCTATGACCCCCGCGAACTCGAAGCCCGTATCAGCTCGGTTCTGCGCCGCTACGCCGCCAAAACGGAGGCGAGACAGGCCGAGGAGCACCACAGCGACTTCAAACTCGATGAAGGGGCGATGCAGATCAGCTACAAGGGGCGGGCGCTTGACCTCACCAATGCGGAGTACGGTATCCTCGCCTTCATGATCAAAAAAGAGGGGATGGTCGTCTCCCGGGAGGATATCATCCTCAACGTCAACGCCATCAATGAAGACTCCTCGAACAAGAGCATCGATGTCATGGTCGGCCGGATCCGCAACAAGCTCGGAGACAAATCCCTGATCGAATCGGTGCGGGGCATCGGCTACAAGCTGATCAAATGA
- a CDS encoding ThiF family adenylyltransferase, which yields MRYERSRMLLGEDFEKLQGARVLLLGVGGVGSFCLDCLIRSGVNDITIVDFDTYDESNQNRQLWSEHHVGESKVKALKTHYPQITVIETRIDEAWVEAFDFEPYDLVLDAIDDTKAKLALAQKCYAKLISATGSAKRLDPSKIEVGTIWTAHGDRFASKLRYELKKRRFSKKYPVIFSSEPPRVKVKGSFMGVTAAFGLTMCSLAVRRLIGSK from the coding sequence ATGCGCTATGAACGTTCCCGCATGCTGCTGGGGGAGGATTTCGAAAAGCTGCAGGGGGCCAGAGTGCTGCTGCTGGGCGTCGGCGGTGTCGGGAGTTTCTGCCTCGACTGCCTGATCCGCTCCGGCGTGAACGACATCACCATCGTCGATTTCGACACCTACGACGAAAGCAACCAGAACCGCCAGCTCTGGAGCGAACACCATGTCGGGGAGTCGAAGGTCAAAGCGCTGAAGACGCACTATCCGCAGATCACCGTGATCGAAACGCGTATTGACGAGGCATGGGTGGAAGCCTTCGATTTCGAACCCTACGACCTGGTCCTCGACGCTATCGACGACACGAAGGCGAAACTGGCCCTGGCACAGAAGTGCTACGCGAAACTCATCAGTGCGACGGGGTCCGCCAAGCGGCTGGACCCCAGCAAGATCGAAGTGGGGACCATCTGGACGGCACACGGCGACCGCTTTGCCTCCAAACTGCGCTACGAGCTTAAAAAACGCCGTTTCAGTAAGAAATACCCGGTCATTTTCAGCAGCGAACCGCCGCGGGTGAAGGTCAAGGGGAGCTTCATGGGCGTGACCGCCGCTTTCGGCCTGACCATGTGCTCGCTGGCGGTACGGCGGCTCATAGGGTCGAAATGA
- a CDS encoding thioredoxin-like domain-containing protein, whose protein sequence is MTVRAPELLSGDWVTGGPLSLRALRPRAVLLDFFTFGCINCMNNLPMLERLQSRYGDSLQVVGVHSGKFAHEKEADAVRAAVARLRISYPVLNDPEGRLVDQYAVKAWPTMVLIDGNGYIAATFRGEAQGVAIDLALQKLDLLPREGTAESAALPGPLRFPEAVVRSDEQTFIANSGGGDVREYNAAGQLVRRFTPFRTPAALALWEGMLYVADRAAGSVCCIDLRTEERTVLFEQLRSPSALIVEEETITIAEAGAHTVTVYDKASLRPLQTYGNRFEALRDGAGEGAQLAQPMGMARCDDGTLWFVDAESSALRYIENGHVHTVVGEGLFTWGDSDSDPILLQHPQGIACGRIGDGCGGGRLFVADTYNGKLKVYDPQSGRMMTLMEGLQEPAGVCKQGCSLYIAESGAHRVIRYDLSSMSFETYIA, encoded by the coding sequence ATGACAGTCCGCGCCCCCGAGCTTCTCAGCGGCGACTGGGTCACCGGAGGGCCGCTGAGTTTACGAGCGCTGCGCCCGCGGGCCGTACTGCTCGACTTTTTCACCTTCGGCTGCATCAACTGCATGAACAACCTCCCCATGCTGGAACGTCTGCAGTCCCGCTACGGCGACAGCCTCCAGGTCGTCGGGGTGCACAGCGGCAAATTCGCCCATGAGAAAGAGGCCGATGCCGTCCGTGCCGCCGTTGCGCGGCTGCGGATCAGCTACCCCGTCCTCAACGACCCGGAGGGGAGGCTGGTCGACCAATACGCGGTCAAGGCCTGGCCGACGATGGTGCTGATCGACGGGAACGGCTATATCGCGGCGACATTCCGGGGCGAGGCACAGGGCGTCGCCATCGACCTGGCGCTGCAAAAGCTGGACCTGCTCCCGCGGGAGGGAACGGCCGAAAGTGCGGCCCTGCCGGGTCCGCTGCGTTTTCCCGAGGCTGTCGTTCGCTCTGATGAACAAACGTTCATAGCCAACAGCGGGGGCGGGGATGTCCGCGAATACAACGCGGCCGGGCAGCTTGTCCGCCGTTTTACCCCCTTCCGGACCCCTGCAGCCCTGGCCCTCTGGGAAGGGATGCTCTATGTCGCCGACCGCGCCGCCGGCAGCGTCTGCTGCATCGATCTACGTACGGAAGAGCGGACGGTCCTGTTCGAACAGCTTCGTTCCCCCTCGGCACTCATAGTGGAGGAGGAGACGATCACGATCGCCGAGGCGGGGGCGCACACCGTGACCGTCTATGACAAGGCCTCGCTGCGTCCGCTGCAGACTTACGGCAACCGCTTCGAAGCGCTGCGCGACGGGGCGGGGGAGGGGGCGCAGCTGGCCCAGCCGATGGGGATGGCACGCTGCGACGACGGGACCCTCTGGTTTGTCGACGCGGAGAGCTCCGCGCTGCGCTATATAGAGAACGGACACGTGCATACTGTCGTCGGTGAGGGACTGTTCACTTGGGGGGATTCGGACAGCGACCCGATCCTGCTGCAGCACCCCCAGGGCATCGCCTGCGGACGGATCGGGGACGGCTGCGGCGGCGGGCGGCTTTTTGTCGCCGATACCTATAACGGCAAGCTCAAGGTCTACGACCCTCAAAGCGGACGGATGATGACACTGATGGAGGGTCTGCAGGAACCCGCAGGCGTGTGCAAGCAGGGGTGCAGCCTCTATATCGCCGAGAGCGGGGCGCACCGCGTTATCAGGTATGATCTGTCGTCCATGTCTTTCGAGACTTATATCGCCTGA
- a CDS encoding HAMP domain-containing sensor histidine kinase, producing the protein MKRDGLIPWMTAIVPVLFALLAGAILYAVFGKTLAQDEMVIGAALIALMTLLSVFISGYWGYALLVRHREQVQLRDNALREFNANVETRVQEAVEAQRRMDRQGIQRSVTQAMDETVRLVGSRWREPLQRLASLHEEEGPTSGRLESAALIATSMLESLEEWEEFFRIDTAREAVDLSESVRSALALLALEFTDAGISVETHLECSKTLPLYRNEIIRVLISLLQNAKDALVERRVALPRVEVECYETGQFIVIRLCDNAGGVEAGIADRIFEPYFSTKNRSAGLGLYMARNIVEEHCNGELIFDNIDEGACFYLKIGKHQAEETE; encoded by the coding sequence ATGAAGCGCGACGGCCTGATCCCGTGGATGACCGCCATCGTCCCCGTGCTCTTCGCGCTGCTCGCCGGCGCCATCCTCTATGCCGTGTTCGGGAAGACGCTGGCGCAGGATGAGATGGTCATCGGCGCGGCGCTGATCGCCCTGATGACCCTGCTTTCCGTTTTTATTTCGGGTTACTGGGGGTATGCCCTCCTGGTGCGGCACCGCGAACAGGTACAGCTTCGCGACAATGCCCTGCGGGAGTTCAATGCGAACGTTGAAACGAGGGTGCAGGAGGCCGTGGAAGCGCAGCGCCGCATGGACCGTCAGGGGATACAACGTTCGGTCACCCAGGCCATGGACGAAACGGTCAGGCTGGTCGGCAGCCGCTGGCGCGAACCGCTGCAGCGGCTCGCGTCACTCCATGAAGAGGAGGGACCGACGTCGGGGCGGCTGGAGTCGGCTGCGCTGATCGCGACGTCGATGCTCGAGAGCCTTGAGGAGTGGGAGGAGTTTTTCCGTATCGATACCGCGCGCGAGGCGGTGGATCTCAGTGAGAGCGTCAGAAGCGCGCTGGCGTTGCTGGCGCTGGAGTTTACTGACGCTGGCATAAGTGTCGAAACGCACCTGGAGTGTTCCAAGACCTTGCCGCTGTATCGCAACGAGATCATTCGGGTGCTGATCAGTCTGCTGCAGAACGCGAAGGATGCCCTGGTGGAACGGCGCGTCGCGCTGCCGCGTGTCGAGGTCGAATGCTATGAAACGGGACAGTTTATCGTCATCCGCCTCTGCGACAATGCCGGCGGGGTGGAAGCGGGGATTGCCGACAGGATCTTCGAACCCTATTTTTCGACAAAGAACCGTTCGGCCGGACTCGGACTCTACATGGCGCGCAACATCGTCGAAGAGCACTGCAACGGCGAACTGATCTTCGACAATATCGACGAAGGCGCCTGTTTCTATCTGAAGATCGGTAAACACCAGGCGGAGGAGACGGAATGA
- a CDS encoding CDP-alcohol phosphatidyltransferase family protein: protein MKFLYRADNHFNLANLFTMVNIASGLLAVYFISQNNFFTAIIFAWIGGAFDIFDGKIARKYALSNEFGIQLDSFADFLSFVLVPVFLIFQAVYSGLDGAALLVAGAVSIYYVVSGLRRLIQFNINAEEGTVEKYFTGVPTPLGAILLWLAYLTAAYDVTNATIVMGAMLLIGWLLNSKVKVPHP from the coding sequence ATGAAATTTCTTTACCGTGCCGACAACCATTTCAACCTGGCCAACCTCTTTACGATGGTCAATATCGCCAGCGGGCTCCTCGCTGTCTATTTCATCAGCCAGAACAACTTCTTCACCGCGATCATCTTCGCCTGGATCGGCGGGGCCTTCGACATTTTCGACGGCAAAATCGCCCGGAAGTATGCCCTTTCGAACGAGTTCGGCATCCAGCTCGACTCTTTCGCAGACTTCCTCTCGTTCGTCCTCGTCCCCGTTTTCCTGATCTTCCAGGCCGTTTACTCGGGCCTCGACGGCGCCGCGCTGCTCGTCGCGGGTGCAGTCAGCATCTACTACGTCGTCAGCGGCCTGCGCCGGCTGATCCAGTTCAACATCAACGCCGAAGAGGGGACGGTCGAAAAGTACTTTACCGGCGTCCCCACCCCGCTGGGGGCCATTCTGCTCTGGCTTGCCTATCTTACGGCGGCCTATGACGTGACCAATGCCACCATCGTCATGGGGGCGATGCTGCTGATCGGATGGCTGCTCAACTCGAAGGTGAAGGTTCCCCACCCGTAA
- the rmuC gene encoding DNA recombination protein RmuC has protein sequence MIVPLLLILLLAGAVVYLLVQLRRRGEALEALREVAEAKQAALQQRDQENIRLSDTLAWREQEETRLRGSVEARERQLEQTRRDHQSLEREFAVLQTRFEEAQKQHTEQLRLLDEAKQALGAQFEGLAHRIFEQKAKTFDAANQQQLQLLLKPFREQIDAFSKQTQNQYVEESKERHLLKSEIERLKVLNERIAEDALNLTNALKGETKTQGNWGEIVLERVLESSGLRPGHEYETQGTYKDDKGNMLRPDVVVFLPQERCVIIDSKVSLVAYEQFMSSDDPEAKSRALRQHLLSINAHIKGLSEKRYENLPGMRTLDFVLLFMPIEGAFHLALQNDSGLFKKAYDARIIIVSPSTLLATLRTIENIWRTEQQQQNAAEIARQAEALYDKFVGFVEDMERIGDQLGKTQAQWEGAMNKLAKGKGNLIRRADQMKKLGLSPKKALPGSDDEGAE, from the coding sequence GTGATCGTTCCTCTTCTGCTGATCCTGCTGCTGGCGGGTGCGGTGGTATATCTGCTCGTACAGCTCCGCCGTCGCGGCGAAGCGCTCGAAGCGCTGCGGGAAGTCGCCGAAGCGAAACAGGCGGCACTGCAGCAGCGTGACCAGGAAAACATCCGCCTGAGCGATACGCTGGCATGGCGGGAGCAGGAGGAGACGCGTCTGCGCGGCAGCGTCGAGGCGCGGGAACGGCAGCTTGAGCAGACCCGGCGCGACCACCAAAGCCTTGAACGCGAATTCGCGGTGCTGCAGACACGCTTTGAAGAGGCGCAAAAGCAGCATACGGAGCAGCTGCGCCTCCTTGACGAGGCGAAGCAGGCCCTCGGCGCCCAGTTCGAAGGGCTGGCACACCGGATCTTCGAACAGAAGGCGAAGACTTTCGACGCCGCGAACCAGCAGCAGCTGCAGCTGCTGCTCAAACCTTTCCGCGAACAGATCGACGCCTTTTCGAAACAGACGCAGAACCAGTATGTGGAGGAGAGCAAGGAACGCCACCTGCTCAAAAGCGAGATCGAGCGCCTGAAGGTCCTCAACGAACGGATCGCGGAGGATGCACTCAACCTGACCAACGCCCTCAAGGGGGAGACGAAGACCCAGGGGAACTGGGGCGAGATCGTCCTGGAACGGGTGCTGGAGAGTTCGGGGCTCCGGCCGGGCCACGAGTACGAGACCCAGGGGACCTACAAAGACGACAAGGGGAACATGCTGCGCCCGGACGTCGTCGTTTTCCTGCCGCAGGAGCGCTGCGTCATTATCGACTCCAAGGTCTCGCTTGTCGCCTACGAACAGTTTATGAGCAGCGACGACCCGGAGGCGAAGAGCCGTGCACTGCGCCAGCACCTCCTCTCGATCAATGCGCATATCAAGGGCCTTTCCGAGAAACGGTACGAAAACCTGCCGGGGATGCGTACACTGGACTTCGTCCTGCTCTTCATGCCGATCGAGGGCGCTTTCCACCTGGCGCTGCAAAACGACAGCGGCCTCTTCAAAAAGGCGTACGATGCACGGATCATCATCGTCAGTCCCTCGACCCTGCTGGCGACGCTGCGCACCATCGAGAATATCTGGCGGACCGAGCAGCAGCAGCAAAATGCCGCGGAGATCGCACGGCAGGCGGAGGCGCTGTATGACAAGTTCGTCGGCTTCGTCGAGGATATGGAACGCATCGGCGACCAGCTGGGCAAGACCCAGGCACAGTGGGAAGGCGCGATGAACAAACTGGCCAAAGGCAAGGGGAACCTGATCCGCCGTGCTGACCAGATGAAGAAGCTCGGCCTCAGCCCGAAAAAGGCGTTGCCGGGCAGTGACGACGAGGGGGCGGAATGA